TTACAGATTGCACTTGTGATGCAGGTTGGGGTGATTCCGCACGCAAAACACAAACGATGTCTCCTGTACGCTGTGTTTGTCCCAGTGCTGGGTGTGTGTGAGGCACGTGTACGTACAAGAGCTGCCCCGATCCTAACTATGTAtcagaatatatttaaagtataaATCTAAGTATAGCATATGATAATATATCTCGTCTCCCAGAAGGGGAAGGTAAGAGGAATGTACTTCACCGATCACAGTAGTTTGACTTCTCGTAAGCTTTTGCGTTTGGTGATGCAGAAAGCTTTTACCACGTAGGACTGtccctcactgctgctgctccccagaagCGGCCGGCTGGGTTAGACACCACGCTGGTTCCTGTACTTCCCTGCTGCCTCAGCACCTGAATAGCGCCTGCCTCGGCTTTAGCTGCAGGGTGAGTTTGGACTCGGTCTGCAGAGGATAGATGTAGTACCCGCATTACAGCTCTCTACCAAAATAAACCTGAAAGAGTACTGGCTATGTACGACAATAGCACGGGCTTCCTTTAAATGTCTGATCTTGAGATCTTCCTTGTGTGTCTGGCCTGGCACCAGCTGCTTGTCTGAAGAAGAGTGCTTGCTTTGCTCAGGTGATGATTTTAGTTAGATCCCTAGGTACGTTTTAGGTGATGCACAGCTCAGGCTATGGGATAGATTTTTATGCGGGCTGAATCAAAGGCCACAGTTCAACGCTTTTGTATtacagaattaagaaaaatatatatgcaaataacatttttttctatagatTCAACTATTGGTAGTTACATTTCAATGCTGCCCTTCCTTCATCTGCCGTTGTTCAGCTGAGTCGCTCTGGCGATGCCGCTTCCTTCCCCTCGGACACTGGAAATGTGTAGCTTACCACCGTGTTTGTACAGCCGTAACCGTGGTTCCTCGTCTCTGTGTTACCACAGTGTTAGCTGGAGCTTGTAAAAGAATTCTTCCTTAACCCGGGGTTGTGTAAGGAAGCAAGAATAATCTCTTCCCTGTGCTTGACACCAGCTAGAAGGCTTATGAAAGACACAGAAGACCTCTCACTTTAGCTGGGTATCAGGGCCATGGACGTTATGGGTTTCCTGCAGGTAGGGTCTGACTCAACGGTGTGTTCTTGAGCCCACTTCTGCCTCTGGTGCTTTTAATTTCGGAATTTGTcaggtgcacaagtccatgcCAGGTGGGGcgctcagcctcctccagcagcacgcTGTCCCCGTTGAGGACTGATCACTACAAGGCAACCGGTACCTCGATGCCCGTGTGCTGAAATGTGTTGGTCAACGTGTCAGTCGTGCTGCACAACTGTGTCAACTTCCCGGCGGTTTTGAACCCGCTACTTGAATTCACATTAAACTTGCAGACCTGCTTTTCCCTTGCGTTGTCTCATTTTGTAGTCTCTGTGCgtgctttgctgcagctgtgcttggTGGAAATTCCGGGGCTTAAGGATACGTTTGTGCTTGCCATCTGTACTCCTGTCGTAGAGTattagcaaaagaaacaaagccaacCCTGGGCTGCGTTTGTCGGGTCTTCCCTTAATAGATGCCACATGGAGGAACTCTGCTGGGGTTTGCCTTGCCTCCGCGGGGTTGGTTATGTTTGGCTAGCAGGTCTCAGCAATAGAAAAGCTGTGACAGGGGCTCCTGGACTGCCCAGGAGAACTCAGTCTGGCCAGCTGGGAgctctgctccccgtggggtaTTTCTCCTCGCAGGAAATGTGTGTTAGCGTGAGGGCAGCTCATGCTGGGACCGGGACTTTGCAGCTTGGATCTTTCCCCTGGGTCGGGATGAGGCAGGGTCTGTAGGTGGAACACGAGCACGTCCGCAGCCAAGGCTTGCGGTGCGCCAGCCTGCAGGATAAACAGTTGGCTTCAGCCCACGGAGCTCCGGCAGCACAAAGTTCATGCTGAAATGTAGAAATAACCGATGACAAGGGCAGCCTGCCACTGTTCTATTCATTTCATCCCGTAACGAGACGTACCCAGTCCCACTACTAGGGACTGCCAGCAGGGAGGCCCTGCACAAAGCCCTCCGTTATGCTCCACCTGCGTGCCTCTGGTGGCTCGCCAGGTAGGCAGGAAGAGCGGTTGTTGTACCACTGACAGGatccctctgcagccctggctttcacccctccttccccctgtccctgcagctctAAGGTTTCACCCTCCTCGCGGATCTGAGGCAGGAGCACCTGGCTGGGCGCTGCTTTGGCCGCAAGGACCACGTTCACGTTTGCAGCTGCGTGCCTGAGTTTCTCGGGCACGTTCGGCGCTCAGGACCATGCCCAGTCTGCGTGTGGTCCCGAGGCAGAGTTGCAGGAGCGAGGTCCTCATCTGAAGCGAGGATGGAGGACGGGAACAGCACCAGCAGCGCGGGCCCCGCGGTGAgttcccctgctcccccaggaACTGCAGACGGAGCCCTCCCACGGTGCCTGCTTggggctgagctcctgcagctcccggGAGTCCTGGTGAGGTTTGTTCCTCCCCTCTCCAGGGCCCACCACCGACTCCAGCCCCCTGTAAGGCAGCTGGGTCTGCCGGCTGGGTTTCCGTGTAGGTGCTGGCGTAACAAAGCTgtgaggcagggcagggggagccgaGGTGCCCAACAGGTTGGCACTTCTGTGGCTGCACACTCATTTCCCACCGGGGGGATTTTGTTTGCTATCAGGGATCTTCCCAGCAGCCAGGTCTGGGGCTGTCACGTCCGACCGGGACTGATGGAATCGTTCCCGCAGCGGTCGGGGGGAAGGCTCACGTTCCTGGTGGTGGTCTGGGAGCTGCACAGCACTGAGGTCGATAGCTGACGGAGGCTCGAGGAGCCTGCTCGCTGTCTGCCTGCAGCGAGTCGAACCGCAGGAATTTATTGAATTTCTTTGTGCCTCAGagaattgatttctttttaatggcagAGAAGTGTTCCTTTTAACTCCTGTTCTTCCCTCGTTTTGCCTTGGCCCCCAGGACAGGAGGCTCGCAGCACAATTCCCAGGTCCACCCAGGACGTTCTGGATCATCTTGTCCGTTGCCTTGTTTTTTGCCGTCGTTGGCATCAGCATTGGGGGCATTCTCggcttctcccccagccctgcccaggtgAGGGATGCGGATCGGATCGGCGCAGGAGGGgtcctgcccgcagccccgctccgtgcccgcctgcaggggcagggggctggggctggcccagGCTGCGCTGCAGGCACCAGgcggagcagctgctgccccactCAGCCCTGCCTGAAATTAGAGGAGCTCCAGGGCATCGTTTGTAAATATAGACCCAGGCCGGCATTTTGCTGAGCAGGCACGTCCCAGCGAGTCCCCGTGCTCTCGCAGCACGCTTTGCTGTACGGGCAGGCGTCGAGCCCGGGGTGCGTGGCTGTGGTGCCCAGGGGAACCCCTTGGGGGGCCTGGGGACACCGTGGTGCAGGACGTTCTGGCCTCCCCGGGTCAGCGGGGTCCAGGGAAGGGTCCGGGAGGGGAGGTGCTGTGCCGGGTGCTGCCGGCCGGGGCTGCCCTCGCTGTGTGCCCAGGCCGGCTCGCAGGCGGTGCGGCTGACgctgcagggggagcaggaCTCGCCGAGGAACCAGACGGCCCTGGTGGACGCGTCCAGGAGCACCGTGACTTACTACGTCACCTCGCGGAGTAACCGCAGCGCCGTCGTGCTGTACGACAGCCACAAGGTGAGTGTGCCGAGGcgggcaggagagctgctggggccTCGGCAGGAAAAAAGCaacctgcccctgctccccgtccCTCTGCGGAGACCCAGGGGAGCACCCCGGGGACAAGCAGCCACGGCCTGACCGGGATGCACCGAGTGCTGAGCGAGGTGCAGCCACGGGGATTGCCACACAGAGGAAATATGAGGCAGGACCAGGGGGGGACGCCCACGGCCAGGCTCTCGAGGGAGCGCGTTGCCTGCTCTAACAGCACGGCTGCCTCCCAGGGCTACGTGTGCTACCGGCCCGCGGAGCAGCGCGCCTGCTACCTGCGCAGGATGGACCCCGGGGACCGTGAGAGCACGCGGGTGATGCTCAGCGCCTCTGAGCTGAGGGTGAGTGATGGGCACGGCCGGTCTGGGCgcctggagggaaggggggggctGTGCTGACCGCCCTCTGCAAAGGGTGTGCCGCCTGCTGCTTCAGTTCCTGCTCAGTGCCGGGCTCTGAGCGAGTCTGTGAGCACGCAGACAACTCCTAACTTTGTTGAGAGCCTGCCTGCTGTGAGAAAGAGCAGAGCGTCAGGTCGGGCAGGGGCTCTGTCCCACAGAGGTGAACAGCAGGGCTGTCACAGCGCCCAGTCCCGCTGTATTCTGTTACCTGCTCAGAATTCTGGGGAACAAAGGGGTCTGTGAGCAGCTCACAGGGAAGTGAGTCGGCGTGAGTCACGTACCAGCCCCTCTGAACAAAGCAGCAATGGGTGCACggatttgttctgtttcagcagCCAGATGCCTGCTTTGGGTGtgccctgccagctgctcccCCCGTCACAGGGGCTGCTGGGGTCCCCCCAGTCCCTGCTGGGGTCCCCCCCggtccctgctggctgctgcccacCCGGCTGGGAAGGAGGGGTGCGAGGAGCCCTGGCTCCCAAGGAGAAGCAAGCTCCTGCCAGGCACTGGGGCTCCTTCATGAAAGCTCCCCAGCTTTTGCTGAACAAAAGCATCTCCAGCTGGGCTGCAAAGGGCTCTTTTGGGTGGCTTGGACATgcgagcagggctggggctgaagGCAGGGCGGGGAGGAGCAAGGTGCCCCGGGGGGATTAACAGGGCCCTTTCTTCCAGGGCgatcccctgctgcagcagaataACCAGACCAAGTACTACCGCGAGTTCCTGGGCATTCTGGCGGGGGAACAGGTGGACCCCAGCGGCCTGGGGGAGGCCATCCAAGCCCTGTGCGAGCAGACGCCCATCTTCTGGGTCAGGAGAGCGCAGGGTAAGTTGCATTCAACATCAGGCCCTTGCTGGCTCTCACCCCCAGCCTGTGGTGAACTGTGGTGCTGGCTGGGAGAGGCTCCGCGCCCCTTCCTCGAGCCGCGCAGCACGAGCTCCCCTCTGATGCTGTTGGCTTCATGCTTGCCACCTTCATCTTTACCAGAAGCAGCCTGCGGAGCTCTCCTGCTCTTACCTAGCTTTAATGAGAGAGGCCGTTCCCTCAGGCGTTCCACTCGCCTGGCTCCCTAGGCACTCAGAGCTGCAGGTCTGCAGAAGCACCCCTCACCTCGTTTCTGTCCTCGCTCATTCGGCAGGTCCGGGGAAGCAGCGGCTGATCTACCTTTGCATCGACATATGTTTCCCCAGCAACATCTGTGTGTCTATCTGCTTCTATTACCTCCCCGAGTAACTCCTGCAGCCACGGCTGCCCTCCCCCTGCCCTACACACTTGGATTCCTGAAAAGCCTCTGCTTTCAACAAGGAAGGTAACATGGACAACATCGCCCgaaggctgcctgctgctctcacGCTGCCGTTCAGGGGAGCTGAGGACAACACCAGCACTCTGCTCAGCACCGTCAGTACAGACGCTTTATTGCAGCTGTGCTTCGGGGCTGCATCTTGTACGTAGGTGCTAGGAGCTCTAGCCAGGAACCGCGGCGAGTAGCTAGTGTTTTGTGGCCACGTGCCCTGTTTGACGCGAGGTTATTAAACTTGGCGGGGGGGTTGGTTTCATAACGGTGCAGTTCTCCGAGTCAGTGTGTGAAATACACTTCCAATAAAGGGATTGCAAAACAAGAAACCAGCTACTTTTCCTCTGGGTTCAGCCGACTCCCGGtaggctgatttttttcactttgggGTACAAAACCACCCCGGGGCTGTTGGCAGCAGCCTCCACAGGGgtgcctccagctgctctgcgCCCAGCTCCCCTCTGTGGCACCAtgcctccccttcccttttgtCCAAGTGGCCTCCCGGGAGGCCAAACACGTTTCAGTCATGATCTGCTCCAAGCTGAAGCCCGGCCTCACTGCAGGcaggcgctgctgctgcagcaagcccAGAGCAAGCCCTCTCCCTCCGAGGGGACGGCAACGAGCGTGTCTCATGCTCCAGAGAGGGTGCTGGCCGTTTTAAGACAAGGGGAAACAAGCAGAGGTCCTTCCTTCCACCCACGTCACCGTTATCCCAACACGCTGTCATTGAAAGCAAGGCAGACGACTGCTTTCTGGTGGCCGCTGTATTCCCTCTTGATCTCTCCTGTCTCCACGCACCACAGTCTGGCCAAGTTATCAGAGGAGGCTGcaacagaaggggaaaagataAGGAGGAGATTGTGTTGCCcttcaagctgtttttttttattagaagaaAGGTTGTCCTGCTGCTTCATTCAGCAGTTCTGAGTGCTGTTGATGACAGGCAAGGGAGCTGTGCAGAGCAAGGAACTCCGGGCACTTCTGTATTATTGGGGGTATTCAGCACTTCACAGAGAAGGTGCTGTGGAAGTTACGCGTAGGTTTTGAATGGACTGTCGTGTGCAAGtactgcaggcagcactgctaCCAGGCAAGGCTGGACGCGCGAGGATCATCTGTCCATTTTAAACAGGAGGCAACAGCTGCCCTATTACAGCACAGGCTGAAAGCTGGAGGGATTTCGTGCACTGTGCGGTGGGCAGGAGACCGAGTACTCTATCGGAACAGTTTCCTCTCCTcacacacaggcacagcagGGTTTGGCAGCGTCCCCCCTAGAGAACCTCAGTCCTGTGTCAGTGCCCGGCCCCACGCAGCCACACCACGGGCAGCGAGCTGTTGGTGTCCCACCTGTGACAATGTACTGGGAGTCCCCGGAGAAGGCACAGTCCCACATCCAGCCACGAGAGGTTTCCCCCGGGTTATTGCTCTTAATGCTCAGCTCTGTCATCAGAGAGAAGTTTGAAGTCCTCCAGATCTTACACGTTTGGTCTGCAGAACACGTAGCCAAGAGCCTGCAATGAGACACGCACAGGTGACCCAGTTAGTCACGGTGTGCCTAAAGCCTCTCGTTAGTCTGGAACAGTAACTGGAGAGCTGTGCTCTTTGCAATTGGATGTCTTTATCCCTGCACCATCTGCCTTACGCGTTCAAGCTGTACTGACCCGGTGAAGGAGCACACCAAGTTCCCCACTTGCTCCTGGAGATCAGCAAGTGGAGCCCAGCTGTGAGCCCAGCGCGTGCCTGGGAACCCGCAGAACACTGCGAGACCCCGGGGACACCCCTGGGACACCCGGACCGCAGCCCCCCACTGGTGTGACCGCCTGTCCCGCTCCCCCCGGggccctgcagcacagagccagggGCACGGCCGCTCCCGTCGGGGCTGGGCGAGGGGCTGGCAGCCACTCACGTGGAGTCGGGGCTGAACTTGCACTGCAGGGCGTAGCGGTTGTGCGCCGGGATCTTGGTCTTGGGGATCAGCTGGGTCACCTCCTCTCCGATGCCGCCCGTCAGGTTCCACACGTAGCAGTTTCCCTGCGGGGAGATGGGGTCTGTGGCCAGGCTGGTGGCCCCCACCAGAAGCAGCCTGGACTCCCTGCGTCCCACCACAGCACGGGAAAACTCCACCGTATGTGGAAACGGGGTGCTCTGCCCACGTGAGGATGTCCCAGCTGGAGCACCCCACCCGTACATCGCGCCCCACGCCGGGGCTGTCGGTGCTTACCGAGCTGTTGACAGCCGCCATGTAGCTGGCATCGGGGTCGATGTGCACTGAATTGACAGAAACCTCGGGCTCTGGAATCAGCTGCTCGTTGTGGTCCGTTTTCAGGTCCCAGATGTGAATGGCACCACTCTGATCGCCCACAATCAGCTCAGCCTGCGAGAAAACAGCAACCTCTGGGAACCCCCCCCAGAGCCGAGTCCCAGCACATGTCCCTGCGGCAGCAGCCGGTGCCTTGCTGTGATCTGAAGCACTGGGGTCCTCTTCTGCCTGACCattcccagcacagagctgggtcCCTGCTCGCTGCTGGGTACGGTGTCAGAGCTCCAGCTCCCAGGCAGACAGCAGCCTGCTGATCGCCCTGAGCACCGAGAGCAAGCCGGGTATCGATCCCACGTTACGCTCTGCAAAAAGGATGTTTACCTTTGCAGAAGTGGTTGCTAATTTTACAAACCCCAGAACAGACAGCAGGTGCCTCATTTGCAGCGCTGTtg
This Oxyura jamaicensis isolate SHBP4307 breed ruddy duck chromosome 14, BPBGC_Ojam_1.0, whole genome shotgun sequence DNA region includes the following protein-coding sequences:
- the MLST8 gene encoding target of rapamycin complex subunit LST8 → MYDLNSNNPNPVINYDGVSKNITSVGFHEDGRWMYTGGEDCMARIWDLRSRNLQCQRIFQVNAPINCVCLHPNQAELIVGDQSGAIHIWDLKTDHNEQLIPEPEVSVNSVHIDPDASYMAAVNSSGNCYVWNLTGGIGEEVTQLIPKTKIPAHNRYALQCKFSPDSTLLATCSADQTCKIWRTSNFSLMTELSIKSNNPGETSRGWMWDCAFSGDSQYIVTASSDNLARLWCVETGEIKREYSGHQKAVVCLAFNDSVLG
- the BRICD5 gene encoding BRICHOS domain-containing protein 5 isoform X3 → MEDGNSTSSAGPADRRLAAQFPGPPRTFWIILSVALFFAVVGISIGGILGFSPSPAQAGSQAVRLTLQGEQDSPRNQTALVDASRSTVTYYVTSRSNRSAVVLYDSHKGYVCYRPAEQRACYLRRMDPGDRESTRVMLSASELRGDPLLQQNNQTKYYREFLGILAGEQVDPSGLGEAIQALCEQTPIFWVRRAQGPGKQRLIYLCIDICFPSNICVSICFYYLPE
- the BRICD5 gene encoding BRICHOS domain-containing protein 5 isoform X4; translation: MEDGNSTSSAGPADRRLAAQFPGPPRTFWIILSVALFFAVVGISIGGILGFSPSPAQGEQDSPRNQTALVDASRSTVTYYVTSRSNRSAVVLYDSHKGYVCYRPAEQRACYLRRMDPGDRESTRVMLSASELRGDPLLQQNNQTKYYREFLGILAGEQVDPSGLGEAIQALCEQTPIFWVRRAQGPGKQRLIYLCIDICFPSNICVSICFYYLPE
- the BRICD5 gene encoding BRICHOS domain-containing protein 5 isoform X1; protein product: MLHLRASGGSPAACLSFSGTFGAQDHAQSACGPEAELQERGPHLKRGWRTGTAPAARAPRRLAAQFPGPPRTFWIILSVALFFAVVGISIGGILGFSPSPAQAGSQAVRLTLQGEQDSPRNQTALVDASRSTVTYYVTSRSNRSAVVLYDSHKGYVCYRPAEQRACYLRRMDPGDRESTRVMLSASELRGDPLLQQNNQTKYYREFLGILAGEQVDPSGLGEAIQALCEQTPIFWVRRAQGPGKQRLIYLCIDICFPSNICVSICFYYLPE
- the BRICD5 gene encoding BRICHOS domain-containing protein 5 isoform X2 encodes the protein MLHLRASGGSPAACLSFSGTFGAQDHAQSACGPEAELQERGPHLKRGWRTGTAPAARAPRRLAAQFPGPPRTFWIILSVALFFAVVGISIGGILGFSPSPAQGEQDSPRNQTALVDASRSTVTYYVTSRSNRSAVVLYDSHKGYVCYRPAEQRACYLRRMDPGDRESTRVMLSASELRGDPLLQQNNQTKYYREFLGILAGEQVDPSGLGEAIQALCEQTPIFWVRRAQGPGKQRLIYLCIDICFPSNICVSICFYYLPE